A genomic segment from Gopherus evgoodei ecotype Sinaloan lineage chromosome 6, rGopEvg1_v1.p, whole genome shotgun sequence encodes:
- the LOC115654102 gene encoding carnosine N-methyltransferase-like isoform X4: MLRGRREEDGGEQRPWRDRADCDDGEVPFSSERLRRKQPEQGTVSRMEEEEEERLEGEHFRRIINAFRYYGTNMHEQVNRTERQFRSLPANQQNLLPQFLLHLDKIRKCIDHNQEILQTIVNECKHMFENKEYGEDENGKIVPASTFDMDKLKSTLKQFVRDWSETGKPERDSCYQPIINEIVKNFPKERWDLSKVNILVPGAGLGRLAWEIAMLGYACQGNEWSLFMLFSSNFVLNRCSEINSHKLYPWIHQFSNNRRSADQIRPVYFPDVDPHSLPSGANFSMTAGDFQEIYSECNMWDCIATCFFIDTAHNVIDYIDTIWKILKPGGIWINLGPLLYHFENLANELSIELSYEDIKNVILQYGFHLEVEKESVLSTYTVNELSMMKYYYECALFVVRKPELQCFK, encoded by the exons ATGCTCCGGGGGCGccgggaggaggatgggggggaaCAGCGACCGTGGCGAGACCGGGCTGACTGCGACGACGGGGAGGTGCCGTTCAGCAGCGAGCGGCTCCGGCGAAAGCAGCCGGAGCAGGGGACGGTGagcaggatggaggaggaggaggaggagcggcTGGAGGGGGAGCATTTCCGGAGAATCATCAACGCCTTCCGATACTACGG aaCTAATATGCATGAGCAAGTGAACAGAACTGAGAGACAGTTTAGATCCCTCCCAGCTAATCAACAAAACCTACTTCCTCAATTTCTTCTTCATCTGGACAAGATTCGGAAATGCATTGATCATAATCAAGAGATCTTGCAGACCATTGTGAACGAGTGCAAACATATGTTTGAAAATAAAGAATATGGAGAAGAT GAAAATGGGAAGATTGTGCCAGCCTCAACGTTTGACATGGATAAATTAAAGTCCACTTTGAAACAGTTTGTAAGAGACTGGAGTGAAACGGGGAAACCTGAGAGAGATTCCTGCTACCAGCCAATCATTAATGAAATTGTAAAGAACTTTCCAAAAGAGAGATG gGATCTCTCCAAAGTTAATATCCTGGTACCTGGTGCTGGGCTAGGTAGATTGGCCTGGGAAATAGCTATGCTCGGTTATGCTTGCCAAGGAAATGAATGGAGCCTCTTTATGCTCTTTTCTTCTAATTTTGTACTCAACAG ATGCTCTGAAATTAACTCTCATAAACTTTATCCCTGGATTCATCAGTTTAGCAATAACAGGAGATCTGCTGATCAGATACGACCAGTTTATTTCCCTGATGTTGACCCCCACAGTCTTCCTTCTGGTGCAAACTTTTCTATGACAGCAGGGGATTTTCAAGAAATTTACTCAGAGTGCA ATATGTGGGACTGCATAGCTACCTGCTTCTTCATAGACACAGCGCATAATGTCATTGATTACATTGACACAATATGGAAAATTCTCAAACCAGGAGGAATATGGATAAATTTAG GTCCTCTCCTTTACCACTTTGAAAACTTGGCAAATGAACTTTCTATAGAATTGAGTTATGAGGATATAAAAAATGTTATATTACAGTACGGATTCCATCTAGAG gtgGAGAAAGAATCTGTATTGTCTACATACACTGTGAATGAACTATCCATGATGAAATACTACTATGAATGTGCATTGTTTGTGGTTAGGAAACCAGAGTTGCAGTGTTTCAAATAG
- the C6H9orf40 gene encoding uncharacterized protein C9orf40 homolog, which translates to MAKRHAEPLVCHVPWKRFLPEPPALLRAPGKRPRDGPEPWSPVRAVPGGSGQKRKLEEAEAPPGKRPGLKGNEPEEESGDPASLGGTMRQQRGGDVGPRAEQAMRAGGVGFGARSPDPRGEERGSDEHKEEFWQYNSFQYWRAPLPVIDLSVILDLDGKNMSDARTTSRTEIIETEMET; encoded by the exons ATGGCCAAGCGACACGCGGAGCCGCTAGTGTGTCACGTGCCCTGGAAGCGGTTCCTACCCGAGCCGCCTGCGCTGCTCCGCGCGCCCGGGAAGCGGCCGCGGGACGGCCCCGAGCCGTGGAGCCCCGTCCGCGCGGTACCTGGGGGCTCTGGCCAGAAGCGGAAACTGGAGGAGGCCGAGGCGCCTCCGGGGAAGCGGCCTGGACTCAAGGGCAACGAGCCCGAGGAGGAGTCCGGAGACCCCGCCAGCCTGGGAGGGACAATGCGGCAACAGCGCGGGGGGGACGTAGGGCCCCGGGCGGAACAGGCGATGCGGGCAGGCGGCGTCGGCTTTGGGGCGCGAAGCCCGGATCCTCGGGGGGAAGAGCGGGGAAGCGATGAG CATAAGGAAGAATTTTGGCAATACAACTCATTCCAGTACTGGAGAGCACCATTACCTGTTATTGATCTGTCTGTCATTCTGGACTTAGATGGGAAGAACATGTCAGATGCAAGAACTACTTCCAGGACTGAAATCATAGAGACTGAAATGGAGACCTGA